Proteins encoded by one window of Conger conger chromosome 1, fConCon1.1, whole genome shotgun sequence:
- the cops7a gene encoding COP9 signalosome complex subunit 7a: MEVEQLLSLSGSALAQAVSAMLETPGLYVFSDILELPNVRELEAGPHAPVYQLLNLFAYGTYCDYKERAASLPELTPAQKNKLRHLSIISLASNLKCLPYSLLLQQLELKNVRELEDLLIEAVYCDIIQGKLDQRNQQVEVDCSVGRDLGPNELPNIANTLQEWCSGCEAVLCGIEEQVSRANQYRESQLKVKVQVETEVSNLQKTLKASSASPSSGPAPAGAASNQDADQPAEARDPASSQEPRQPGKKSSKVKGLRGSGKIWSKSN, translated from the exons ATGGAGGTCGagcagctgctctctctctctggctcagcGCTGGCACAGGCAGTCAGTGCGATGCTGGAGACCCCAGGCCTCTACGTCTTCTCCGACATCCTGGAGCTTCCCAACGTCAGAGAG CTGGAGGCTGGTCCGCATGCCCCAGTGTACCAGCTGCTCAATCTCTTCGCCTACGGAACCTACTGCGATTACAAAG AGAGAGCTGCATCTCTCCCAGAGTTAACCCCTGCACAGAAGAACAAACTTCGCCACCTGTCAATAATCAGCCTGGCCTCCAATCTGAAG TGCCTGCCCTACTCCCTCCTGCTGCAGCAGCTGGAGCTGAAGAACGTGCGGGAGCTGGAAGACCTGCTGATCGAGGCGGTGTACTGCGACATCATCCAGGGCAAGCTGGACCAGCGCAACCAGCAGGTGGAGGTGGACTGCAGCGTGGGCCGGGACCTGGGCCCCAACGAGCTGCCCAACATCGCCAACACGCTGCAGGAGTG GTGCTCAGGGTGTGAGGCGGTCCTGTGTGGGATTGAGGAGCAGGTATCCAGAGCCAATCAGTACAGAGAGAGCCAGCTGAAGGTGAAAGTGCAAGTGGAGACCGAG GTCTCAAACCTACAGAAAACCCTCAAGGCCAGCTCCGCGTCCCCTTCGtctggccccgcccctgccgGAGCCGCCTCCAATCAGGACGCGGACCAGCCGGCCGAGGCACGAGACCCCGCTTCTTCACAGGAACCACGGCAACCGGGCAAGAAGAGCTCCAAGGTCAAAGG ACTTCGGGGAAGCGGCAAAATCTGGTCGAAGTCGAACTGA
- the pianp gene encoding PILR alpha-associated neural protein, whose amino-acid sequence MERCSISPVTRLAALCCLLVAATTRPASCDGGQRKADGGESEGRRVGDPRIDTHPPQPSVTTQATPTPLWAVIWGPTHPVEDETLHFLSGQEAGDFQRPTTESWQLLQNPPTTKTQQLLLGERKKEGEEDEEGEAESDGDEVDPQFYVTVTISSLLILTAVIITAKLCYDRSCSRHPPPLSRGGAPPLSLSLPRALAPEDSRQVLHSTPSFTDGERIPVVNL is encoded by the exons ATGGAGAGATG CTCCATCTCTCCTGTTACCCGACTGGCCGCCCTGTGCTGCCTGCTGGTCGCCGCGACGACCCGCCCCGCGTCGTGCGACGGGGGCCAACGGAAGGCGGACGGAGGCGAGAGCGAAGGGCGCCGGGTGGGAGACCCGCGGATCGACACGCACCCGCCGCAGCCGTCCGTCACAACCCAGGCCACGCCCACCCCCCTCTGGGCGGTCATCTGGGGGCCAACGCACCCCGTTGAGGACGAGACCCTTCATTTCCTGTCTGGCCAGGAAGCGGGAGACTTCCAGCGCCCGACGACCGAGTCCTGGCAACTTCTCCAGAACCCCCCGACCACCAAGACCCAGCAGCTCTTACTGGGGGAGAGGAaaaaagagggggaggaggatgaagaaggAGAGGCCGAGAGCGACGGAGATGAAG ttgATCCACAGTTCTATGTCACAGTGACCATCTCCTCTCTGTTGATTCTGACAGCTGTCATCATAACCGCAAAGCTCTG CTACGACCGCAGCTGCTCCCGGCACCCGCCCCCCCTGTCCCGCGGCGGGGCCCCCCCCCtgtcgctctccctccctcgcgcCCTGGCTCCGGAGGACAGCAGGCAGGTGCTGCACAGCACCCCTTCCTTcacagacggggagag AATACCCGTGGTGAATCTCTAA
- the si:ch211-154o6.3 gene encoding F-box/WD repeat-containing protein 7: MGEVRKLHKKLRQIENLEIKPFLTPEERVKISKKEELRARLAELLLQHSAPQQTQGIVGDDKEKMKRRVSRRGSSDGLASQIAAPKVPKAAPQRASRAEQPDTPEDAGAQPTAGRPDQDARLAEHKTAWERVGFRLRPLEGHSDIVTCVLAVDNLVVSGSRDTTIKIWHVPTATEQRNLGGHSRGVTCLSSPPPEHCRRLARRLSLPDTERFILSGSQDCYVKIWVLRTGYCVKSIYTFNPVSALTFLSEGDGHIVTGSDGGKVEVWSWDSMECCQSVKEHEDSVTSLQGQGPLLFSGSADGAVSVWEVLCSAPAPLKHLHHWSSSVTGCDTPSDSAFSRLALSPRGDRVFLANGKASLKILSWTTGSVSRLANHSSVAGVTDCVSQAAGILIASCFDLATGESSLNLFSLPQCKYLVSLTCPQSPRILCFTAWLTASGGHRWVTGGRVLTVWEQLPSNSKKSGDVTVRKDSRLDIPPVESDGDTDEDESDDYSLEDYTSQGASETEEDPGSSWLRCTVQ; this comes from the exons ATGGGGGAGGTGAGGAAACTACACAAGAAGTTGAGACAAATTGAAAATCTGGAGATCAAACCCTTCCTCACCCCAGAGGAGAGAGTCAAG ATATCGAAGAAGGAGGAGCTTCGTGCCAGATTGGCTGAACTGCTGCTGCAGCATTCTGCCCCCCAGCAAACCCAAGGCATTGTGGGAGACGATAAGGAGAAAATGAAAAGACGAGT GAGCAGAAGGGGCAGCTCGGATGGCCTGGCCTCCCAGATCGCCGCCCCCAAAGTTCCCAAAGCGGCGCCCCAGCGGGCGAGCAGGGCGGAGCAGCCGGACACGCCTGAGGACGCCGGAGCGCAGCCCACCGCAGGCAGACCGGACCAGG ACGCGCGGCTTGCGGAGCACAAGACGGCCTGGGAGAGGGTGGGCTTTCGGCTCAGGCCGCTGGAGGGGCACAGCGACATCGTCACCTGCGTCCTCGCCGTGGACAACCTGGTGGTCTCGGGCAG CCGCGACACCACAATAAAGATATGGCATGTTCCCACGGCAACAGAGCAGCGCAACCTTGGGGGCCACAGTAGGGGGGTCACCTGCCTGTCCTCGCCCCCCCCCGAACACTGCAGGAGACTGG CACGACGCCTGTCCCTGCCTGACACGGAGCGCTTCATTCTCAGTGGCTCCCAGGACTGCTACGTGAAGATCTGGGTCCTCCGCACAG GGTACTGTGTGAAGTCGATCTACACCTTCAATCCAGTGTCAGCTTTGACATTTCTATCAGAGGGAGATGGGCACATTGTCACAGGTTCAG acggGGGTAAAGTGGAGGTGTGGAGCTGGGACTCCATGGAGTGCTGTCAGTCAGTGAAAGAGCACGAGGACAGCGTGACATCACTGCAG GGTCAGGGGCCGCTCCTCTTCAGTGGCTCCGCGGACGGGGCCGTCTCTGTGTGGGAGGTGCTCTgctccgcccccgcccccttGAAACACCTCCATCACTGGAGCTCTTCCGTGACTGGCTGCGACACCCCGAGTGACTCCGCCTTCAGCCGCCTGGCTCTCAGTCCCCGTGGAGACAGAGTGTTCCTGGCCAATGGGAAAGCCAGCCTAAAGATTCTGAGCTGGACGACAG GCTCTGTGTCCAggctggccaatcacagcagcGTCGCCGGGGTGACGGACTGTGTCAGTCAGGCGGCGGGGATCCTGATAGCCTCCTGCTTTGACCTTGCCACGGGAGAGAGCTCCTTGAACC tcttctctctcccccagtgcAAGTACCTGGTCTCGCTCACCTGTCCGCAGTCGCCCAGGATCCTGTGCTTCACCGCGTGGCTGACGGCCAGCGGGGGCCATCGCTGGGTCACGGGGGGGCGGGTCCTGACGGTTTGGGAGCAGCTTCCGAGTAACAGCAAGAAGAG tggtgatgtcacagtgaggAAAGACAGCCGATTGGACATCCCTCCGGTGGAGTCTGATGGAGACACGGATGAAGATGAAAGTGATG ATTATTCTCTGGAAGACTACACGTCCCAGGGTGCATCTGAAACAGAAGAGGATCCCGGTTCTTCATGGCTCCGGTGCACTGTgcaatga